A single Brienomyrus brachyistius isolate T26 chromosome 11, BBRACH_0.4, whole genome shotgun sequence DNA region contains:
- the LOC125751692 gene encoding calcitonin-1-like isoform X1 — MVMLKISALLVAYALVVCQMYSLQAAPVRSALESMTDRVTLTDHEARRLLNAIVKEFVQMTAEELEQQENEGNSLGRPMSKRCSNLSTCVLGKLSQELHKLQTYPRTNVGAGTPGKKRSVPESDRYTSYGEPLERI, encoded by the exons ATGGTTATGCTGAAGATCTCTGCTCTCCTTGTAGCTTATGCTCTGGTCGTTTGTCAGATGTACAGCTTACAGGCTGCTCCAGTGAG ATCAGCTTTAGAGTCAATGACAGACCGAGTCACGCTCACGGACCATGAAGCGCGGAGATTACTAAACGCTATTGTCAAAGAATTCGTGCAGATGACGGCCGAGGAGCTGGAGCAACAGGAGAACGAAGGCAATAG CCTGGGCAGACCCATGTCCAAGCGCTGTTCCAATCTGAGCACGTGTGTGCTGGGCAAGCTGTCGCAGGAGCTGCACAAGTTGCAGACATACCCCCGCACCAACGTGGGAGCGGGCACACCGGGCAAGAAGCGCAGCGTCCCTGAGAGCGACCGCTATACTAGCTATGGGGAGCCGCTCGAGAGGATCTGA